The region TGGTGCGGACCGTGACGCGGGCTTTGACACGGACCCCGATGCCGTCCTTGGCCACGGCGTCGATAGTCTGCTTGCCGGAGGCGGGGTTGGGGCAGTCGATGACCCGGGGATTGACACTGGTGCGGACGGCTTCGAAGACCGACTTGCCGCTGCCGGTGGTGGCCAGGTCGATGGCGCAGGCGCGGTTGAAATCGAGGCTGAGGCCGGCCTTGTCGGCGGCGATAAGCGCGCGGACCACTTCATTGACATTGCCACCGGCAAGGTAGTGGGTTTCGAGTTGCTGGGTGTCGAGGTTGATCCCGGCCCGGACCGCGGTGATGCGCGCATTGACGATGAGCGAGGAGGGGATGCCGCGGAAGCGCATGGCGACCAGGGTCATGATGGCGACCGGGGCGCCGGAGGTCCAGGCACGCAGCCAGAGGCCGATGTAGTTGAAGATGAGCACAAGCACGACCAGGGCGATGACGCCGAGGATGATGCCGCCGAAGATGAGGATGGGTCCCATAGTGTTTGGATGATGATTGGGTTGTGGTTGGTTTAGTTGATTAGCGTGGGTCTGACAAAAATAGCGGCACCTTCGATTTTGACAATGGTCACAGTTTTCCCGGCTTCGACGTGGAGACCCTCGGTCAGGACGTCGAGGCGGCGGTCGCGGATTTTGGCGGTGCCGGAGGGGCGGAGGGCGGTCAGGGCAACGCCCTCGGCGCCGATCCAGTCAGCCGGGAGGGAGTCGCCGGATTTCTGCGATTCTGTCGTATCGAGGCGGAATTTGCTGCCGAAGCGGGATTGGGGGAAGTAGCGCATCCAGAGGAAGAAGATCAAGGTGCCCACAGCCAGTTCGATGCCCAGCGTCCAGCCCAGACCGACGGGGCCGAATTGGAATCCGGCGACAACGACGGCGGCCAGGAGCAGGGCGACACCGACCAGTCCGACGAGGATGCCGGGGAGGAAGATTTCTGCGACGGCCAGGGCGAAGCCACCAAGCATGAGGGCGGCGATCCAGATCATACGGCCTCCACCACGATGCGGTTGCCCTCGACCCGGACGATGCGGAGGGTTTTCCCTTGTTCAATGAATTCGCCCTCGGTCGTGACCTCGATGGGCCCCTGGCCGAAGTCGGCGGTGCCAACCGGACGGAGGTAGCTGAGGCTGGTGCCGGTGGCGGCTTGGCCGGGCCTCGCAGTAGGTGCGTTGAGAGGCACCGGGAGTTCGGTCGCATTGACCGCATCGAGCACGA is a window of Candidatus Methylacidiphilales bacterium DNA encoding:
- a CDS encoding NfeD family protein; protein product: MIWIAALMLGGFALAVAEIFLPGILVGLVGVALLLAAVVVAGFQFGPVGLGWTLGIELAVGTLIFFLWMRYFPQSRFGSKFRLDTTESQKSGDSLPADWIGAEGVALTALRPSGTAKIRDRRLDVLTEGLHVEAGKTVTIVKIEGAAIFVRPTLIN